A region of the Synechococcus sp. PCC 7502 genome:
GACTAACTCTGCGTACCAGTGACTGAATATTTAATTGATCAGGAGAAATCCCATCCATTGGCGAAATTAGCCCACCTAGCACATGATACTTACCTCGGTATTCACGGGTTTTTTCTAAGGCGATTAAATCCCTAGAGTCAATGACTACGCAAATCATGGATTGATCTCGATTGGGATTACTACAAATTTCACAGATTGGTTCCGCCGATAGATGCCCACAAATTGAACAACAACCCACCTGTTCCTTAGCAGCCAGTAGAGCATTTGCTAAAGCCTCGACTTCGGTGGTAGGGCGTTTAAGGATAAATAATGCTAGTCTCTGGGCAGTTTTGGCTCCAACTCCAGGTAAGCGTTGAAACTGTTCGATCAGGTTGGCAAGGGGGCGAGTGTACAAGGTTTTAGGGTGTGAATTTAAATTTTTGCTGTTTTTTCAAGCATGTCACTTTATTTTTTCTGAGCTTATTCAGCTTAATAATCGGGATTAATGATTTAATTATATTTAATAAAAGTTAATACTCATTACTTTCTAATTAGCAGACCTAAATGGCAAACATCAAATTTGTAAATGAGAATAAAGAAGCGATCGCTATGGATGGGGTGAATCTTCGGATCAAGGCGATCGAGAACAACGTTGATATCTACAAGTTTATGGGAAAGCTAACAAACTGTGGTGGATATGGTCAATGTGGTACTTGTGTAGTGGAAATTACGGAAGGTATAGAAAATCTCTCGCCTCGTACGGATTTTGAAACTTTTAAGCTTAAGCGCAAACCTGATAATTATCGTTTAGCTTGTCAAGTTGTGGTTAATGGTGATATTGCAGTTAAAACCAAACCTTAATACCTTAATATAGGCATTTGTTAAAAACGGTTTTAATAAAGTTTTATGGGAGTCGTTTCTAAAGTATGTAAATTACAAACTGGCAATATTCATTGTAATATCCTCTTGAATCTTTACTTTTCCATTCTTTAATTCTCTTGATAATTTCGTTCCTTAATCATTGTTTGTTTGGGTACAACTTGTTCAATTGTGTGATTACTTCACCTAAAACAACTTTACGATTGTCTACTTGGCTTTAATCCGCATAATGGGTAGAAACCTGACCCCTGTGAATTCTTAAACAGTTTCTAATGCTAAATTTCAAGGGGGAGATCGTTAAATGTAAAGCTGAAACTGCCTATTGATATGGCAACATCAAGAATAAACTTCAAAAGTTAAAATTTACATGTCAAGCATTGAAGAAAATACATTTAATCAGATTGCAGATCAGGTGATTGGATGTTTACAAAATCAAGAACAGGTTTCAATTAGTTTGAACTGTGAGCGCAGTCAATTTACAAGGTTTAATAATGGCAAGATTAGACAGTCAGGGCTGGTACATGATGGCACTGTCACTATTTCTTTAGTTGATCAAAGCCGAGAGGCATATTCATCTTTTCCGTTTACAGGTAATTTAGAGATCGATCGGGAAGTAGCTTTAGAAAACTTGGCATATTTGCGATCGCAGGTTAAGGAGTTACCACCAAATCCATATATAGTTTTACCCGAAGCAGGTGATTCCAGTCGAGAGGTTTATAGGGGTGAGCTTTTAGATAGTAAAGAGGCACTCGCTGCAATTTTAGAACCAGTCGGGAATTTGGATTTTACGGGACTATATGCGGCAGGAATCATTATGCGGGGAATTGTTAATTCTGTGAATAATGCCGTGGGGCAAAAACACTGGTTTGCAACGGATAATTTTGTTGTGGACTATTCCATATTTACCAAGCAAGATCGGGCAGTTAAGGGTATGTATGCGGGGCAGAACTGGAACCAATCTGCATATAACTCGCAAATTAATCAATCTCGTCAACAAATTTCTGCCCTAGATTTATCTGCTAAACATATCGCTCGTGGAGAGTATCGAGTCTATTTTGCTCCTAGTGCTACTGCGGATTTAATTGGCATGATCACAGGTGCAGTTGGCGCTGCTGCTTTGCAACAGGGTAGTAGTGCTTTATTAAAATTACAAACTGGCGAAAAAGAATTATCAAATTTATTTAACTTGAAAGAGAATTTCCAAAATGGGACTGTACCTAGATTTAATGAATTGGGAGTCATAGCCCCAGAGGAATTGAGCGTAATTAAGGAAGGAAAATTAATTAATCCCTTAGTTAGTGCTAAAACTGCAAAAGAATATAACTTAATTGCCAATGGTGCTAGTAATGGCGAATATATGCGATCGCCTGTGGTGGAAACGGGAAAACTTGCTCAGTCTGAAATCTTATCTAAATTAGGAACAGGTTTATATCTATCAAATTTGCATTATCTAAATTGGAGCGATCGCTCTAACGGTAGAATTACCGGCATGACCCGCTATGCTTGCTTTTGGGTGGAAAACGGTGAAATTATTGCCCCAATTGAAAACCTCCGATTTGATGACAGTATCTATGACTTTCTTAACCACAACCTTGAGGCATTTACAGATTTTTCAGAGTTTATTCCCAATACCGATACCTATGGCAGCCGATCTCTGGGCGGAATTCTGACCCCCGGGATGTTAGTTAAAAACTTTACTTTTACTTTGTAGCTTTTACTCTGAAGTTATTCCCAATTTTGAGTTCGCTTTTAATTCATCGGTAAGGACAAGATGTCATCTAAAGATTATTGGCAAAGGGTTTTAGTTGGGGTAGCAATTGTAGTGATGGCGGGTGTGGCGATCGCTCCTATGGTGTTTAAGGGCTATCCGATTACCCATTCCACGCAATTTAATCTGAGTTGGGTATTTCAATATCAACGACAGTTCCTAGGTGGTCAGTTTTATCCTCGGTGGCTGGAATTTTCTAATTTTGGGTTTGGTAATGCTACCTTTGTGTTTTATCCGCCGATGTTGATGGTGGCGACATTACCTTTTTGTATTTTCGGTGATGTGGAATTTTCCCTGATTGCCAGTATGGGATTAGCGGCACTGGTACTCGCAGTAGGTTTATATAAATACGCAAGATTATATTTTCCCAGGTGGTTGTCTGTGGCGATCGCTTTGCTAGGAGTGGGTTCACCGTACTTTTTAATTGATGTGTATCAACGGGGGGCAATGGCTGAAGTCTGGGCAGTAGTCTGGATTCCGTGGGTGTTTTTCACAACTCAAAAACTAATTGATACTCTAAAATTTGATAGTCCAAAATTTGCTGATCCCAAATCCATAAATGCTATTAGCTTGGGGAATGCTGGGGTTATCCCACTTGCCGACCCTATTGATAACATTTTTGGTCTGGATAGCAATGCCTGTGATTTTAGTACCCAAGGATTTAGGGGTAAAAGCAATTATTAGAGTTTGCAGTAAGTGTTATTTGAGTGCGATCGCTGGACTGATTGGCATTAGCTTTTTTTTATTACCCGTAATTTTGGATCAGCCATTAGTCCAAATTGAAAATGTCATTAACTTTAGCTCTGAATATGTACCCCAAAAACGCTTAATGCTGGATGGTTTATTAAGTTTAGCTCCTAGGCTTCCCACCCATTGGTTTGAGTCAGGGTTTGGCTTAATCCCATGCTTTGGCATTATTGCTGTTACTGGAATGATTGGGGCGATCGCTTGGATCATTTCCTTAAAGTTAAAAACCCTTGACCCAAGGTTATTTCGAGCATTTGGTATTGGAGTTTTAGTGACTTTAATTACCATACTTATGACTACAGACCTAGCGATAGGTATTTATGAGCTTTTTCCCACTTTACAAAAAATTCAATTCTCGTGGCGTTGGTTTGTGATAACGGTAACTACGGCACCCCTAATCTGGGGCGGAATCATCTGGCAGCTAGGAAGATTACACACAAAATGGCTACGGAATTTACTCTTAATATTCCTCATGTTAGTAACTTTAGCTAGTTATAGTTTCACTGACAAACTAATTTTGGATAAAACAGGCTTTGATTCACCCCTTGTGCATAAATTTGTAACCTTTGCTAATCAGAAAAAATTTCCCCAAGAACCGCAAGTGAATAGTAAAGGAACTCCTATCCTGTTTTGGCATTGGCTATTTCCCGATGGATTAGGAATTGTTGATGTATCCGAATATCGAGCTAAGGGTATATCTATGGCAATGCCGCCAGATCGCAACTATCCTTTAGCAGCATGGAAAGATCGCAGTTCTATTAATAATCCCCAAAATAATCAAATCGGAATTCAGATCAAAACTTGGAACTATGGCTTTCGACAACTGGAGATCGCTAATCCCCATGATTTAAGCTGCCTACAACTACGGATGTTTTACTACCCCCGATGGCAGTTGAAAATAGATGATCAAAATTCAGCCCTCACAGCCACGGAGCAGGGACAAGTAGAAATTGCCATACCCTCTGGGGAACATTCAGTTACTTTAACCTATACAGGCACGATCGCCGAACAGGTGGGTAAATATATCAGCCTTGTCAGCATAATCGGGACTTTGATTTGGTTGATTTGGGATCGGAGTCAGCAAAAATTGGCTAAATCCAGTTAAAGCCCGGGACAACATTGGGTTGAAACCACATTCTTTGATAAAATCCTGCGATCGAAATGGGTAAGCCTAACCACACGGGCATAAAAAATATTTGACAGATAATTACCGCACTCACCGCCCCCGCCCCCAAAGCTTGCCACCAGATTTGACTTTTACTTAAGAGCCAATCAATTACCACTGCTAAAGCCATAAAACTAAAGGCCGCAGAACTCATATAGTGATAGATAAATAAACAGCGTCCTACGGCAAACCAAGGTAAATAGTTAGCAGCATATCCAATCAAAATATAAATGCCAATATAAATACCGCCTGCACCTCTGCTTATAAAGGCGATCGCCACAATTGCTAAACTCGATAACCACCATAAAATCGGATTACCCAATGCCTGCACTGCCCGCCAAATTTCTTTACCTGTATCTCCAGTATTGAAATAATAGGCGATCGGACGCATTAACAGGGGCCAACTCGCCGCACTGGAACAATAGGGATGAATAGGATGATCGGGTGTGCCAACAGCACTGGGTGAAATATTCCACAAATAAATATTATGGTTACTAATGACAAAATACTTGGCAAAAGCTCCTAGCCATTCCCAGCCCTGAGCCGTTGGGGCAAATACCTTCAGCACCATCATAACGTGGGGAACCCATTGCAAAATGTAGGCAAAAGCAGGTAAAAGCACCAAACAGATTAAATATTCATACCATTTTAATTGTAGAAACTTTTTGAGTACTGCCATGTTCGCAAAGGTATTGGGAGCAATCCGTTGGATTACTAAGAGTCCAAAAATCAACATATAGGTCATCAGGATAAATCCCAAGCCATTCCACTTAATCCCCGCCGTGGCTCCTAGCATTATTCCGCCGAGGCTGAGCATGACAGTCCGATTCAAATCCTGCCGTTGTAAGCCTGCAATGAGGAAAATTTGTGAACATAACCCAAAGCAAACCAGAAATACATTCATTAATCCAAACCGAGATTCCACCAAAAATAAGCCATCAGCTAAGGTTAAAATCCCTCCGATAATTGCTAATCGGTTGTTATAGGTAAGTCGATACAGCAGCCCCATCACCAACACAGGAATGCAGGCACCCAGACAAACTTCAGTAATTCTGTAGCCAATCTCGTTATGCCCAAATATGATAATACCTAAGGCAATAATGTATTTCCCTAGGGGAGGATGTCCATCATTAGGCGGATTTCCCGCAATATAACCCTCGGCAAATTTGGGAAAG
Encoded here:
- the recR gene encoding recombination mediator RecR; translation: MYTRPLANLIEQFQRLPGVGAKTAQRLALFILKRPTTEVEALANALLAAKEQVGCCSICGHLSAEPICEICSNPNRDQSMICVVIDSRDLIALEKTREYRGKYHVLGGLISPMDGISPDQLNIQSLVRRVSQGGIHEVIMAISPTVEGETTTLYVGGLIKPFTRVTRIAFGIPMGGDLEYADEVTLAKALEGRRDLG
- a CDS encoding 2Fe-2S iron-sulfur cluster-binding protein, which translates into the protein MANIKFVNENKEAIAMDGVNLRIKAIENNVDIYKFMGKLTNCGGYGQCGTCVVEITEGIENLSPRTDFETFKLKRKPDNYRLACQVVVNGDIAVKTKP
- a CDS encoding TldD/PmbA family protein, which gives rise to MSSIEENTFNQIADQVIGCLQNQEQVSISLNCERSQFTRFNNGKIRQSGLVHDGTVTISLVDQSREAYSSFPFTGNLEIDREVALENLAYLRSQVKELPPNPYIVLPEAGDSSREVYRGELLDSKEALAAILEPVGNLDFTGLYAAGIIMRGIVNSVNNAVGQKHWFATDNFVVDYSIFTKQDRAVKGMYAGQNWNQSAYNSQINQSRQQISALDLSAKHIARGEYRVYFAPSATADLIGMITGAVGAAALQQGSSALLKLQTGEKELSNLFNLKENFQNGTVPRFNELGVIAPEELSVIKEGKLINPLVSAKTAKEYNLIANGASNGEYMRSPVVETGKLAQSEILSKLGTGLYLSNLHYLNWSDRSNGRITGMTRYACFWVENGEIIAPIENLRFDDSIYDFLNHNLEAFTDFSEFIPNTDTYGSRSLGGILTPGMLVKNFTFTL
- a CDS encoding phospholipid carrier-dependent glycosyltransferase, which produces MNQSLSSASSKASIKVSKARWQLIIWGLLIFAIALYLRLWEFNRLPYPIFDEVHFPKFAEGYIAGNPPNDGHPPLGKYIIALGIIIFGHNEIGYRITEVCLGACIPVLVMGLLYRLTYNNRLAIIGGILTLADGLFLVESRFGLMNVFLVCFGLCSQIFLIAGLQRQDLNRTVMLSLGGIMLGATAGIKWNGLGFILMTYMLIFGLLVIQRIAPNTFANMAVLKKFLQLKWYEYLICLVLLPAFAYILQWVPHVMMVLKVFAPTAQGWEWLGAFAKYFVISNHNIYLWNISPSAVGTPDHPIHPYCSSAASWPLLMRPIAYYFNTGDTGKEIWRAVQALGNPILWWLSSLAIVAIAFISRGAGGIYIGIYILIGYAANYLPWFAVGRCLFIYHYMSSAAFSFMALAVVIDWLLSKSQIWWQALGAGAVSAVIICQIFFMPVWLGLPISIAGFYQRMWFQPNVVPGFNWI